DNA sequence from the Verrucomicrobiia bacterium genome:
CACATGCAGCCTCTGGTCGGGCTCGAGCGTCACAGGTTTCTTAAAAATGTGCTTTTCGTCAATCCATGCATTCAGCATGAAATTGCCTGGAGGCAGATTCTCTAATCTGTAAAGGCCGTTGGTTTGGGTGCGCGTAAAATAGGGGGTGTCCAGGACCAGGATGACTCCTCGCATGTAATGGTGGATTTCGCAGTACAACTTCACCACGCCGGGTTTATCGAAGATGATTGTCGGGGGCGGGCGGTCATCCTTGCGATAGCGTCCCAGATCGAAACGCTTTGGCTTGGAGTACGAAAATACGTTGTGATAGAAATCATCCTCATTGGGAAAGGCCACAGTCGTTCCGACCTGGATTGGCAGCACGGCAGGGTGGAACTGCATTCCCAGTTGGAACACCTGGTTGGTAACGAATGCGGGGCTTGTACTGGCCGTTGGGAATGCGCCCTCGAGATAAACCACTGCCACCGGCGGGTCTGGCGGGGCCACTTGGCCTATTTGGCCCTCATAGTGCGGGGGTGGCTCCATCGCCGGCTGCGGCTTGGGCAAAGTGACCTTCCCCTCAATGAGGGATTGGCCGTGGGTCTGGCCCGCACAGGCCAGGACAAGGGCGGACCATAATACTTTAAACGCGACGCGGTGCTTCACGACCAAAGAAATACAACTGGACGGCTGGGAAATAATAGAAAAAAAGCGGTTTAGAGTCTGTTTTAGAATTCCGTGGGGTCCTGTTCTCGAGCAAACGCTGGATGGCGAGGCGGGACTGAGCGAGCATCCCCGCACGAAACCGGTTTTTTCCACTGGCATCCCACAAGCGACAAAATTCGAGCGTGA
Encoded proteins:
- a CDS encoding carboxypeptidase regulatory-like domain-containing protein → MKHRVAFKVLWSALVLACAGQTHGQSLIEGKVTLPKPQPAMEPPPHYEGQIGQVAPPDPPVAVVYLEGAFPTASTSPAFVTNQVFQLGMQFHPAVLPIQVGTTVAFPNEDDFYHNVFSYSKPKRFDLGRYRKDDRPPPTIIFDKPGVVKLYCEIHHYMRGVILVLDTPYFTRTQTNGLYRLENLPPGNFMLNAWIDEKHIFKKPVTLEPDQRLHVDFQSK